A stretch of the Sphingosinithalassobacter tenebrarum genome encodes the following:
- a CDS encoding ATP-binding protein, which yields MNEVIETSIDSKVRIGKDILELISSAMYVEPLNAYREYIQNSADAIDQARSNGELAADDPGTIDILIDQSKREVRIRDNGAAIPSAEVVERLLAIGGSGKRGTDARGFRGVGRLASLGYCQRLTFRSRPQGAPEVTELTWDGRRLRTALADAKSSDLADVVAQIVDVSSAPADDVPDRFFEVKMAGIARQRGDRLLDEQAVTAYLRQVAPLAFANEFSSAVTIVEALEATGPTTELRISINEGEPLTRPHKDFIDLGSTTSGIQEVEVVEVPGIDGGLAALAWFAHHEYKGAIPVGELVKGVRVRIGNIQIGDHRILEDIFPETRFNSWTVGEVHIFDRRIVPNGRRDAFEASTHHANLVNHLSPVGRDVARRCRTSSGLRSKLREFDLTRLEVEERLNVVQQGAMALVARDAELGRVNQLIAKMAAIAKNDIVPEIRKTAMKEEIAIAEEQIALRTRDGSVDPLEIVEAEKRGAYRDMIELIYECSSNRVAAKSLVDRILQRLAA from the coding sequence ATGAACGAAGTAATCGAGACGTCGATCGATTCGAAGGTCAGGATCGGCAAGGACATCCTCGAGCTGATCTCGTCAGCGATGTATGTCGAGCCGCTTAACGCCTACCGCGAATACATCCAAAACTCTGCCGATGCGATCGATCAGGCTCGGTCCAATGGCGAACTTGCCGCCGATGACCCCGGGACGATCGACATTTTGATCGACCAGTCGAAGCGGGAGGTGCGTATCAGGGACAACGGAGCGGCGATCCCGAGTGCGGAAGTGGTGGAGCGGCTACTGGCGATAGGAGGTAGCGGGAAGCGTGGGACTGATGCGCGCGGCTTCAGGGGCGTTGGTCGACTAGCCTCACTCGGCTACTGCCAACGTCTAACGTTCCGTTCGCGGCCTCAGGGCGCGCCGGAAGTCACCGAGCTCACCTGGGACGGTCGCCGGCTCCGCACCGCGCTAGCGGATGCCAAATCGAGCGATCTCGCTGATGTGGTGGCACAAATCGTCGATGTCAGTTCCGCGCCGGCCGATGACGTGCCTGACCGCTTCTTCGAGGTCAAGATGGCGGGCATAGCCCGTCAGCGTGGGGACCGTCTTCTAGACGAGCAGGCGGTCACTGCCTACCTGCGCCAAGTCGCGCCGCTGGCCTTTGCAAATGAATTCTCGTCGGCTGTGACCATAGTAGAGGCCCTAGAGGCCACGGGCCCGACCACGGAGCTGCGGATAAGCATCAACGAGGGAGAGCCGCTGACCCGTCCCCACAAGGATTTCATCGACCTGGGAAGTACCACCAGTGGAATTCAAGAGGTCGAAGTAGTGGAGGTGCCCGGCATCGATGGCGGGTTGGCGGCGCTCGCCTGGTTCGCCCATCACGAATACAAGGGCGCGATACCGGTAGGCGAACTGGTCAAGGGCGTGCGGGTCCGGATTGGCAACATCCAGATCGGTGACCACCGCATCCTCGAAGACATATTCCCGGAAACCCGTTTCAATTCATGGACGGTGGGCGAGGTTCACATTTTCGATCGCCGTATCGTCCCGAATGGACGGCGCGATGCGTTCGAAGCCAGCACGCATCACGCGAACCTTGTCAATCATCTCTCTCCGGTGGGACGCGATGTCGCCCGACGATGCCGGACGAGTTCAGGATTGCGTTCGAAGCTACGGGAGTTCGACCTAACGAGACTGGAGGTCGAGGAACGCCTCAATGTGGTGCAACAAGGAGCGATGGCGTTGGTAGCACGCGATGCTGAGCTGGGGCGGGTCAACCAGCTCATCGCGAAGATGGCCGCCATAGCGAAGAACGATATCGTACCTGAAATCCGAAAAACGGCAATGAAGGAAGAGATAGCAATAGCCGAAGAGCAGATCGCACTACGTACCCGGGATGGGAGTGTGGATCCCCTTGAAATAGTCGAGGCCGAAAAGAGGGGGGCATACCGAGACATGATCGAACTAATCTACGAGTGCTCCTCGAACAGAGTGGCTGCGAAGTCCTTGGTCGATCGCATTCTGCAGCGTCTTGCAGCCTGA
- a CDS encoding ATP-binding protein produces the protein MKQVDIPERILVGSYFLETLTTGMYENPLHCVREYVQNSFDAVLDARRATILQSAQGTIGIAVTSSSGRKNLTITDDGSGIASASAIETLLSLGNSAKKPVLHAGFRGIGRLAGIAYCQTLRFTTSSPGETIETIVEFDCALLRGSMRPGTRARDISDVIKEAVTATVSDAPAEAHYTKVELLSLTDAGSELVEEQRLTEYLRQHAPVDYAPDFGHVEEILEAAARFGVNVPTVRLTLSVGRRKSEIFKPYRDVLGGQAEGGNTTVSKIREVETFGDADGAWFGWFAITDFPGEIKDEAVAGFRFRMKNIQIDGVGIAENLLSETSATTDRRFTRWMVGEIFIGDTLIVPNARRDGFEEGEQWTKVQNALRVIFADFAKHIRKISARRNSMAKVKSELATVDDKVAELSSGATREQKREIDRTLSKQLKSLQRNLNRGADEKRVSLLTSQIKELRERIETIPENQDTRKFVLLETTLATIGEVLRRHVQEETALMVESEIAERLSEMES, from the coding sequence ATGAAACAGGTTGATATTCCCGAAAGAATCCTCGTTGGGTCGTATTTCCTAGAGACGCTGACGACGGGGATGTATGAGAACCCTCTTCACTGCGTTCGCGAGTACGTTCAGAATTCGTTCGATGCCGTTCTCGATGCTCGTAGGGCGACGATCCTTCAGTCGGCCCAAGGCACTATTGGTATAGCGGTGACAAGTTCGTCCGGAAGGAAGAACCTAACGATCACCGACGACGGTTCGGGTATCGCCTCTGCTTCCGCCATTGAGACACTTCTTTCCCTCGGCAACTCGGCGAAGAAGCCAGTTCTACATGCAGGTTTCCGGGGAATTGGTCGGTTAGCCGGCATAGCCTACTGTCAGACGCTACGGTTCACCACGTCATCGCCCGGCGAAACCATTGAGACGATCGTCGAATTTGACTGTGCCCTCCTTCGCGGATCGATGCGACCAGGAACGCGCGCGCGCGACATCTCGGACGTCATCAAGGAGGCGGTTACCGCGACTGTCTCGGATGCTCCAGCCGAAGCGCATTACACGAAGGTCGAACTGCTGTCGTTAACTGATGCCGGATCGGAACTGGTCGAAGAACAGCGGTTGACCGAATACCTCCGGCAGCATGCACCCGTGGACTACGCCCCCGATTTCGGGCACGTCGAGGAAATCCTCGAGGCTGCAGCGCGCTTCGGTGTCAACGTACCCACCGTTCGTCTCACACTTTCAGTGGGCCGACGGAAATCGGAAATCTTCAAGCCCTACCGTGATGTGCTTGGCGGCCAGGCCGAGGGCGGGAACACGACGGTCTCGAAAATACGCGAGGTTGAGACGTTCGGCGACGCTGACGGGGCTTGGTTCGGTTGGTTCGCCATTACCGACTTCCCTGGCGAAATCAAAGACGAAGCCGTTGCCGGATTCCGGTTCAGGATGAAGAACATCCAAATCGATGGCGTGGGAATTGCGGAGAATCTGCTGAGTGAAACCTCCGCGACTACTGACCGACGCTTCACGCGGTGGATGGTGGGGGAGATTTTCATCGGCGACACGTTGATCGTTCCGAACGCTCGCCGGGATGGTTTTGAGGAAGGTGAGCAATGGACTAAGGTGCAGAACGCTCTCCGCGTGATATTTGCCGATTTCGCGAAGCATATCCGCAAAATCTCTGCACGCAGGAACAGCATGGCGAAGGTGAAAAGTGAGCTTGCAACGGTCGATGACAAGGTCGCGGAACTGTCTTCGGGCGCAACGCGGGAGCAGAAGCGGGAAATCGACCGCACACTCTCCAAACAACTTAAGTCCCTTCAACGAAACCTGAACCGTGGCGCCGACGAGAAGCGTGTCTCCCTTCTCACTAGTCAAATCAAAGAATTGCGCGAACGGATCGAGACTATCCCGGAAAACCAAGACACGCGAAAATTCGTACTTCTTGAGACTACGCTCGCGACGATTGGAGAAGTGCTGCGCAGACATGTGCAAGAGGAGACAGCTCTAATGGTCGAGAGCGAAATAGCAGAACGGCTTTCAGAGATGGAGTCGTGA
- a CDS encoding DGQHR domain-containing protein, whose product MMTEALLHPLVEGDEIAAQLRRRKQKDVFKTVGGSTKKIIAGKVALEEEDGWRVVRRNAKSTRVAKPKPADEQLEDEVWSILAQMGFGQMSLGRQFTIAAEAGLSSRQIDVFAKDDETALLVECTQRDTPGRKNMSALIEKLKAIREPINSSITKFYGAGSRPKVKFVVATRNISWSDADLAKCEEAQIAVLADGELDYYSMLVQHLKTAARYQMLAHMFAGQKISGLSRKVVATRGRMGKDNFYTFLIRPDELLKIAYVGHKASRDVENLDTYQRMLQPRRLKRIAQYINEGGKFPTNIVINLKTTRRSGLKFEVHDTFGDEALGVLHLPANYASAWIIDGQHRLYGYAHAREAGGYETDRTTIPVLAYENLPAEREMNLFIDINSKQVKVSQGLLVELYSDLHWKSSDPEEAFQALLSRIASRLNALKTSPLHDRMVVTGKKKSNFRCLTQTSIRDGLGVAKLMGTLSKGAILPGPLSTSAPNEFDANLRKGIDVVSDCLELFRTELLAHWRTGDGPGGYLCTNNGIRALFHVIRDVAEHIRHDTGADLYVRTAEETVEEITPYLQFIIDYFKTATPQDVQAFRRVGSSLTAVRQQSFGLEALIHERNPSFRPSGLIEYLESRDEAGTEQAAARVTRIHRRLFSFVIGKLKAHYGVQNKAWWTKGIPLKIRQSCTAEWEAKNREGEEESQLYLISYIEICTDNWALFKDSVSLGAKDKDNKKSATKWIKDLNEIRKITTHPERGILTAEQVELVRDIHEKVEQFLPVDDEDEVGRVDEAA is encoded by the coding sequence ATGATGACTGAAGCCTTGCTGCATCCTCTTGTTGAGGGCGACGAGATTGCGGCGCAGCTTCGTCGGCGTAAGCAGAAAGACGTGTTCAAGACCGTCGGAGGATCGACGAAGAAGATCATAGCCGGGAAAGTCGCCCTGGAAGAGGAAGACGGCTGGCGTGTCGTCCGCCGGAACGCCAAGTCCACGCGGGTGGCAAAGCCGAAACCTGCCGACGAACAGTTGGAGGACGAAGTCTGGTCGATCCTCGCGCAGATGGGGTTCGGCCAAATGAGCTTGGGTCGGCAGTTCACAATTGCTGCAGAGGCTGGTCTCTCCTCTCGACAAATCGACGTTTTTGCAAAGGATGATGAGACAGCCTTGCTTGTCGAATGCACACAGCGCGATACCCCAGGGCGCAAGAACATGAGCGCGCTGATTGAGAAGCTGAAGGCTATCCGTGAACCGATTAATTCCTCAATCACCAAGTTCTACGGGGCGGGTTCGCGACCCAAGGTTAAGTTTGTGGTCGCGACCCGAAACATCTCGTGGTCCGATGCCGATCTTGCGAAATGCGAGGAAGCCCAGATCGCTGTTTTGGCTGATGGCGAGCTCGACTACTATTCAATGTTGGTCCAGCACCTGAAGACTGCCGCGCGCTACCAGATGCTCGCCCACATGTTCGCGGGGCAGAAGATTTCGGGCCTTTCGCGTAAGGTCGTCGCCACGCGGGGTCGAATGGGCAAGGATAACTTCTACACCTTTCTCATCCGGCCCGACGAACTCCTGAAGATCGCCTACGTAGGCCATAAGGCAAGCCGCGATGTCGAGAACTTAGATACGTACCAACGGATGCTGCAACCGAGGCGGCTGAAAAGGATTGCGCAGTACATCAATGAAGGCGGAAAATTCCCGACGAATATCGTCATCAATCTGAAGACCACCCGCCGGTCGGGTCTTAAGTTTGAGGTCCACGACACGTTCGGCGACGAGGCCCTTGGGGTCCTTCACCTTCCGGCCAATTACGCTTCGGCCTGGATTATCGACGGACAGCACCGACTCTACGGATATGCACACGCCCGCGAGGCTGGAGGCTACGAAACGGACCGGACTACCATCCCGGTGCTCGCCTACGAGAACCTCCCGGCCGAGCGGGAGATGAACCTTTTCATCGACATCAACAGCAAGCAGGTGAAAGTCAGTCAGGGGTTGCTGGTAGAACTTTATTCCGACCTGCACTGGAAGTCCTCCGATCCGGAAGAAGCGTTCCAGGCTCTATTGTCGAGGATCGCCTCACGCCTCAACGCCCTTAAGACCTCGCCCCTGCACGACCGCATGGTAGTTACCGGCAAAAAGAAGTCCAATTTTCGGTGCCTGACGCAGACATCCATCCGTGACGGATTGGGAGTTGCAAAGCTTATGGGCACGCTGAGCAAAGGAGCTATTCTTCCGGGGCCCCTCTCGACCTCGGCTCCCAACGAATTCGATGCGAACCTTAGGAAGGGCATCGACGTTGTGAGCGACTGCCTCGAACTCTTCCGAACCGAATTGCTCGCTCATTGGCGTACTGGAGACGGCCCGGGCGGGTATCTCTGCACGAACAACGGCATCAGGGCCCTCTTCCATGTCATCCGCGACGTGGCGGAGCATATCAGGCACGATACGGGCGCGGACCTCTATGTGAGGACGGCAGAGGAGACGGTGGAGGAGATCACCCCCTATCTCCAGTTCATTATCGACTATTTCAAAACCGCGACCCCACAGGATGTTCAGGCGTTCAGGCGGGTTGGCTCCTCCCTCACGGCGGTCCGCCAGCAGTCATTTGGGCTCGAGGCATTGATCCACGAGCGGAATCCGAGTTTTCGTCCGTCGGGCCTTATTGAGTATCTCGAGTCACGTGACGAAGCTGGTACCGAACAGGCGGCCGCCCGTGTTACCCGAATCCACCGTCGTCTCTTTTCGTTCGTTATAGGAAAGTTGAAGGCGCATTACGGCGTCCAGAACAAGGCATGGTGGACAAAGGGCATCCCTCTCAAGATCCGTCAAAGCTGTACCGCTGAGTGGGAGGCTAAGAACCGGGAGGGCGAAGAGGAATCGCAGCTCTATCTCATCAGCTACATCGAGATTTGCACGGACAATTGGGCGCTCTTCAAGGATTCCGTGTCGCTCGGCGCGAAGGACAAGGACAACAAAAAAAGCGCCACGAAATGGATCAAGGACCTGAACGAAATCCGCAAGATCACCACTCATCCCGAACGCGGCATCCTTACCGCAGAACAAGTCGAGCTCGTCCGCGATATCCATGAAAAGGTCGAGCAGTTTCTTCCCGTCGACGACGAGGACGAAGTGGGCCGAGTCGACGAAGCTGCTTGA
- a CDS encoding radical SAM protein encodes MPDRNILLIEPDYKNKYPPLGLMKIAQYHGPRGKRDRVRFIKGRDPSVLEQAWDRIYVTTLFSFEYPKIAETIDYALRVANGQADKVFVGGIAASLMHDRFVREPRWHGIRFIKGLLSKPPAQALLLDDFAEELYSNDLTGKPIEDLIPDYSILDQVEYRYPVHDAYFAYTSRGCIRKCHFCGVPKLEGMQRDTDSLTDVVKGIDELYGPRKDLILMDNNVVASARFKDIIAEIRDLGFTPGAKLHRPGQRAAVGRRVDFNQGVDARILCKDPMYLKELSTIALRPLRIAFDHWGVRKPYEQAVRYAHEHGLHELSNYMLYNFHDGPEDLFERMRLNVTLNEELGIRIWSFPMRFQPTDRPDRGHIGEKWTRYQLRSMQIVLQATHGVVSGEPEFFKRAFGDRFEDYRRILAMPHDFIFNRDFYDKGPGRGEFDDFESAFNRLTDTDVAELLGLLSSRDPRHFHTLPDEADSDALRAVLPFYIPKPKEEWMPIWRAAKAKTREETGPCEEERVEDAGLDYEDPSETSDSVMPSIAA; translated from the coding sequence ATGCCTGACCGCAACATCCTGCTCATCGAGCCGGACTACAAGAACAAATACCCTCCCCTGGGATTAATGAAGATCGCGCAGTACCACGGTCCGCGCGGCAAGCGCGACCGTGTTCGCTTCATTAAGGGGCGAGATCCGTCCGTCCTCGAACAGGCGTGGGACCGGATTTACGTTACCACCCTCTTCTCGTTCGAATACCCCAAGATCGCCGAGACAATTGACTACGCGCTACGGGTCGCGAACGGGCAGGCGGACAAGGTTTTCGTGGGGGGCATCGCTGCTTCTCTAATGCACGATCGTTTCGTCCGGGAACCGCGTTGGCATGGGATCCGGTTCATCAAGGGGCTACTTTCGAAACCGCCTGCTCAAGCGCTGCTGCTCGATGACTTCGCCGAGGAACTGTATTCGAATGACCTTACGGGCAAGCCTATCGAAGACCTGATCCCGGACTACTCGATCCTCGACCAAGTCGAATATCGCTATCCAGTCCACGACGCGTATTTCGCGTACACCTCCCGCGGATGCATCCGAAAATGCCACTTCTGCGGGGTTCCGAAGTTGGAGGGGATGCAACGAGACACCGACTCCTTGACCGACGTGGTGAAAGGGATCGACGAGCTGTACGGACCTAGGAAGGACCTCATTTTGATGGACAACAATGTTGTCGCATCGGCTCGGTTCAAGGACATCATTGCGGAAATACGGGACCTGGGCTTCACTCCTGGTGCGAAACTCCATAGACCGGGGCAACGTGCTGCCGTCGGGCGCCGCGTGGACTTCAACCAAGGGGTGGATGCAAGGATCCTCTGCAAGGATCCGATGTACCTCAAGGAACTGTCGACCATCGCCCTCCGACCGCTACGGATCGCATTCGACCACTGGGGCGTCCGCAAGCCGTATGAGCAGGCGGTGCGATATGCCCACGAGCATGGGCTGCACGAACTGTCCAACTACATGCTCTACAACTTCCATGACGGACCAGAAGACCTGTTCGAGAGAATGCGGTTGAATGTGACCCTCAACGAGGAGCTCGGCATACGCATCTGGTCGTTCCCCATGCGGTTCCAGCCCACCGACCGACCCGACCGAGGACACATTGGAGAGAAGTGGACCCGCTACCAACTGCGTTCGATGCAGATTGTCCTCCAGGCGACGCACGGGGTGGTGAGTGGAGAGCCAGAATTCTTCAAGCGTGCTTTCGGCGATCGCTTCGAGGACTACCGGCGCATACTGGCGATGCCGCACGACTTCATCTTCAACCGGGACTTCTACGATAAGGGGCCGGGTCGAGGCGAGTTCGACGATTTCGAAAGTGCGTTCAATCGCCTGACGGATACGGATGTCGCCGAACTGCTGGGCCTGCTGTCCTCGCGGGATCCTCGACACTTTCACACGCTGCCGGACGAAGCGGACTCCGACGCCCTGCGCGCGGTCCTTCCGTTCTACATTCCCAAGCCGAAGGAAGAATGGATGCCGATCTGGCGAGCAGCCAAGGCCAAGACGCGAGAAGAAACAGGCCCCTGCGAGGAGGAGCGCGTCGAGGACGCCGGCCTCGACTACGAAGACCCGTCCGAGACCAGCGACAGCGTTATGCCGTCGATAGCGGCATAG
- a CDS encoding type I pantothenate kinase, with protein MTTKTPFSVYLDPEVMQALAAYADRRAKSRSLVAEAAIASFLSPDADEQREAAIAKRLDRLDRRQTRLERDVGIGVEMIALFVRFWLSNTPPPPETERAAMRRQGGDRYDAFMEALGRRLAKGPKARQEIGEDMEAAT; from the coding sequence ATGACCACCAAGACGCCGTTTTCGGTCTATCTCGATCCCGAAGTGATGCAGGCGCTCGCCGCCTATGCCGACCGGCGCGCCAAGTCGCGCTCGCTGGTCGCCGAAGCGGCCATCGCATCCTTCCTGTCGCCCGACGCCGACGAGCAGCGCGAGGCGGCCATCGCCAAGCGGCTTGATCGGCTCGACCGACGCCAGACGCGGCTGGAGCGCGATGTCGGGATCGGCGTCGAGATGATCGCGCTGTTCGTTCGTTTCTGGCTGTCCAACACACCGCCGCCGCCTGAAACGGAGCGCGCCGCGATGCGCCGCCAAGGCGGCGATCGCTACGACGCGTTCATGGAAGCGTTGGGTAGGCGACTCGCTAAAGGTCCAAAGGCCCGGCAGGAGATCGGCGAGGACATGGAAGCTGCAACATAG
- a CDS encoding DGQHR domain-containing protein: MDAEISIDCMEGRSLDRQVLLGFASARVLHANSFADVLDEESGRGYQRRLNPRHSLDFRKYAQQEGSATIPLTFNLRGAPGRVWNIADQGGRVRLTLARGARPLAQVDCQHRLGHLSDLDVLLPFMSFVGLDEREEMQIFGVINGKAKGLSSSLLDFHDAQLCADLASERPELLVALHLKNEHSSPWYNRLDLGGARVSGLERRASLRTMQKAARILVKRLHPRSAEDVARIAHDFWGAVALVIPEAFSNPRKSLVTKGVGVYALTELAADMVLEVPDGVACDRLYFASALTDFAPHVDWGNDGLLAGLGGEGGARRAVDILRLSRQQHRLKVANA; encoded by the coding sequence TTGGACGCGGAGATCTCGATTGATTGTATGGAGGGGCGCTCCCTCGACCGTCAGGTTTTACTCGGATTTGCGTCTGCGCGCGTCCTTCACGCGAATAGCTTTGCTGATGTGCTCGACGAAGAAAGTGGCCGCGGCTACCAGCGCCGACTAAACCCACGGCACAGCTTGGACTTCCGGAAGTACGCCCAGCAGGAGGGTAGTGCCACCATTCCGTTGACCTTCAATCTGCGGGGTGCCCCAGGCCGTGTGTGGAACATCGCGGATCAGGGCGGTCGCGTGCGTCTGACCTTGGCTCGTGGGGCACGACCCCTCGCGCAGGTCGACTGCCAGCATCGCCTGGGGCACCTTTCGGATCTGGATGTACTCCTCCCCTTCATGTCCTTCGTCGGCCTTGATGAGCGAGAGGAGATGCAAATCTTCGGGGTGATAAACGGCAAGGCCAAGGGCCTCTCCAGCAGTCTGCTGGACTTCCACGATGCGCAGCTATGTGCCGATCTGGCCAGTGAGCGGCCCGAGCTGCTCGTGGCCCTCCATCTCAAGAACGAGCATTCTTCCCCATGGTACAACCGGCTTGACCTCGGGGGAGCCCGGGTATCCGGGCTCGAACGACGCGCTTCGTTGCGAACTATGCAGAAGGCCGCGCGCATCCTCGTCAAGCGGCTTCATCCTCGCTCCGCGGAGGATGTCGCCCGCATCGCTCACGATTTCTGGGGGGCGGTCGCACTGGTGATCCCCGAGGCGTTCTCCAATCCAAGGAAGAGCCTCGTGACTAAGGGAGTAGGTGTCTACGCCTTGACCGAACTCGCCGCCGACATGGTGTTGGAGGTGCCGGACGGAGTTGCGTGCGACCGGCTATATTTCGCCTCCGCGCTGACGGATTTCGCGCCCCATGTCGATTGGGGAAATGACGGACTACTCGCTGGCCTTGGCGGGGAGGGAGGTGCTCGGCGTGCCGTCGACATCCTTCGCCTGTCGCGCCAGCAGCATCGATTGAAAGTAGCTAATGCCTGA
- a CDS encoding IS3 family transposase (programmed frameshift), giving the protein MKRSRFSEEQIIAILKEQEAGMATADVCRRHGISSATFYKWKSKFGGLEVSEARRLRALEDENARLKKLLAEAMLDNVVLKDLAFKKMVTPGARREAVAHAREHYGLSERRACKLVGVSRRVIRYRSLRPDDGPLRQRLRELAAERRRFGYRRLGYLLAREGMKPNHKKLLRIYREENLRVRRRGGRKRALGTRAPILLPDGPNQRWSLDFVSDSFACSRRFRILCVVDDYTRECLALVADTSLSGVRVARELTRLIGLRGKPHTVVSDNGTELTSSAILRWSQERRVEWHYIAPGKPMQNGFVESFNGRLRDECLNETLFTSLAHARFVLDAWRHDYNHVRPHSKLGGKTPAEIAGQRVWGHAPRHVAIPSINHHEGAGLYL; this is encoded by the exons ATGAAGCGCAGCAGGTTCAGCGAAGAGCAGATCATCGCGATCTTGAAGGAGCAGGAGGCGGGGATGGCGACGGCGGACGTGTGCCGCCGCCATGGGATCAGTTCAGCCACGTTCTATAAATGGAAGTCGAAGTTCGGCGGGCTGGAGGTTTCCGAGGCGCGCCGTCTGCGGGCGCTCGAGGACGAGAACGCCAGGCTCAAGAAGCTGTTGGCCGAGGCGATGCTCGACAACGTGGTGCTGAAGGATCTGGCGT TCAAAAAAATGGTGACGCCCGGCGCCAGGCGGGAAGCCGTCGCCCATGCCCGTGAGCATTACGGGCTGAGCGAGCGTCGGGCGTGCAAGCTGGTTGGCGTGAGCCGACGGGTGATCCGGTATCGATCGTTGCGGCCGGACGACGGCCCGCTGCGGCAGCGGTTGCGCGAACTGGCGGCGGAGCGTCGTCGGTTCGGCTATCGCCGCCTGGGCTATCTGCTGGCGCGGGAAGGCATGAAACCTAACCACAAGAAGCTGCTGCGGATATATCGCGAGGAAAACCTTCGCGTCCGTCGCCGTGGCGGCCGCAAGCGTGCCCTGGGCACCAGGGCGCCGATACTGCTGCCGGATGGGCCGAACCAGCGATGGAGCCTCGACTTCGTCTCGGACAGCTTCGCCTGCAGCCGGCGCTTCCGCATCCTGTGTGTGGTCGACGACTACACGCGCGAGTGTCTGGCGTTGGTCGCCGACACGTCGCTGTCAGGCGTGCGCGTAGCACGCGAGCTGACCCGACTGATCGGACTGCGCGGCAAGCCGCATACGGTGGTCAGCGACAACGGGACGGAACTGACCTCGTCGGCCATCCTGCGCTGGTCGCAGGAGCGGCGGGTCGAATGGCACTACATCGCGCCTGGCAAGCCGATGCAGAACGGCTTCGTCGAGAGCTTCAACGGGCGCCTGCGCGACGAATGCCTCAATGAGACGCTGTTCACCTCGCTGGCCCACGCCCGGTTCGTGCTCGACGCCTGGCGGCATGACTACAATCACGTCAGGCCACACTCGAAACTGGGCGGCAAGACCCCCGCCGAGATCGCCGGCCAACGTGTCTGGGGGCATGCCCCCAGACACGTTGCCATCCCCTCAATCAACCATCATGAAGGAGCCGGACTCTACCTCTGA